Proteins encoded within one genomic window of Couchioplanes caeruleus:
- a CDS encoding class I SAM-dependent methyltransferase, translating into MIEAQPTAHPAALRRAVTDDESRAASRHWWDLDADDYQEEHGAFLGDVDFVWCPEGLREADARLLGDVRGRRVLELGCGAASAARWLDGQGADVVAMDLSGGMLRHAQQASDRAGVRVPLVQADALALPFATSVFDVVCTAFGAVPFVADSAAVMREVARVLRPGGTWVFSITHPMRWIFLDEPGEEGLRAIHPYFDRRPYVEQDAAGMPTYVEQHRTLGDRIRELVAAGFVLTDLIEPEWPEGHEQIWGQWSPLRGRLFPGTAIFVSHVPESPAVRDS; encoded by the coding sequence GTGATCGAAGCGCAACCCACCGCCCACCCCGCCGCGCTACGCCGGGCGGTGACCGACGACGAGAGCCGCGCCGCCAGCCGGCACTGGTGGGACCTGGATGCCGACGACTACCAGGAGGAGCACGGCGCGTTCCTCGGTGACGTGGATTTCGTCTGGTGTCCCGAGGGTCTCCGGGAGGCTGACGCGCGCCTGCTCGGCGACGTGCGCGGCCGGCGGGTGCTCGAGCTCGGGTGCGGTGCGGCCTCGGCCGCGCGCTGGCTCGACGGGCAGGGCGCCGACGTGGTCGCAATGGATCTGAGTGGGGGAATGCTGCGCCATGCGCAGCAAGCGTCAGACCGCGCGGGGGTACGGGTGCCGCTCGTGCAGGCGGACGCCCTCGCGCTGCCCTTCGCGACATCCGTATTCGACGTGGTCTGCACGGCGTTCGGGGCGGTCCCCTTCGTCGCCGACTCCGCGGCGGTGATGCGCGAGGTAGCGCGGGTCCTGCGACCGGGCGGTACGTGGGTGTTCTCCATCACGCACCCCATGCGCTGGATCTTTCTCGACGAACCGGGAGAGGAGGGTTTGCGGGCGATCCATCCCTATTTCGACCGCCGGCCATATGTGGAGCAGGACGCCGCGGGCATGCCGACATACGTGGAACAGCACCGGACCCTGGGCGACCGCATCCGCGAGCTCGTGGCGGCGGGGTTCGTGCTGACCGATCTCATCGAGCCCGAATGGCCGGAGGGCCACGAACAGATCTGGGGGCAATGGAGCCCCCTGCGCGGCAGACTCTTCCCCGGGACGGCGATATTCGTCAGTCACGTGCCAGAAAGTCCGGCCGTCCGCGACTCATAG
- the uvrB gene encoding excinuclease ABC subunit UvrB, with protein MALDIPRLDGTFKVVSDYQPAGDQPTAIAELERRVRRGDRHSVLLGATGTGKSATTAWLIEKLQRPALVLAPNKTLCAQLAKEFRELMPHNAVEYFVSYYDYYQPEAYIAQTDTYIEKDSSINEEVERLRHSATMSLLTRRDVIVVATVSAIYGLGTPQEYLDRAVRVKVGDELDRDKLLRRLVDIQYSRNDMSFQRGTFRVRGDTLEIIPAYEELAVRLELFGDEIEKLYYLHPLTGEIVREVDQLVIFPATHYAAGPERMERAIRDIEAELTERLAELERQGKLLEAQRLRMRTTYDIEMMRQVGFCNGIENYSMHMDGRSYGDPAYTLLDYFPDDFVTVIDESHVTIPQIGGMYEGDASRKRILIEHGFRLPSAADNRPLRFDEFLERVGQMVFLSATPGPWELQQSGGEYVEQVIRPTGLVDPQVVVKPTKGQIDDLMHEIKERTERDERVLVTTLTKKMAEDLTDYLLENGIRVRYLHSEVDTLRRVELLKELRKGDYDVLVGINLLREGLDLPEVSLVAILDADKEGFLRSGRSLIQTIGRAARNVSGQVHMYADKMTPSMRDAIEETDRRRAKQIAHNEAHGISPEPLRKKIHDILDDIYREAEDTDTALGGHGPGGHVVGGAGRQMSRGKGPVPETRSKARTSSAPAREGMARAELAQLIQDLNDQMLAAARELQFELAARIRDEVSELKKELRGMDVAGVK; from the coding sequence ATGGCGCTCGACATCCCACGACTCGACGGCACGTTCAAGGTCGTCAGCGACTACCAACCGGCTGGTGACCAGCCCACGGCCATCGCCGAGCTCGAGCGCCGGGTGCGCCGCGGGGATCGCCACTCGGTTCTGCTCGGCGCCACCGGCACCGGCAAGAGCGCGACCACCGCGTGGCTCATCGAGAAGCTGCAGCGGCCGGCGCTCGTGCTCGCCCCCAACAAGACGCTCTGTGCCCAGCTCGCCAAGGAGTTCCGCGAGCTGATGCCGCACAACGCCGTCGAATACTTCGTCAGTTACTACGACTACTACCAGCCCGAGGCGTACATCGCCCAGACCGACACCTACATCGAAAAGGACTCGTCGATCAACGAGGAGGTCGAGCGGCTGCGCCATTCCGCGACGATGTCCCTGCTGACCCGCCGCGACGTCATCGTGGTGGCGACGGTTTCCGCGATCTACGGTCTCGGCACACCGCAGGAATACCTCGACCGGGCCGTCAGGGTGAAGGTCGGCGACGAGCTCGACCGCGACAAGCTGCTGCGCCGTCTCGTCGACATCCAGTATTCCCGCAACGACATGTCCTTCCAGCGGGGCACGTTCCGGGTCCGGGGCGACACCCTCGAGATCATCCCGGCGTACGAAGAGCTCGCCGTCCGCCTCGAGCTCTTCGGCGACGAGATCGAGAAGCTCTACTACCTGCACCCCCTCACCGGCGAGATCGTCCGCGAGGTGGACCAACTGGTGATCTTCCCGGCGACCCATTACGCCGCCGGTCCGGAGCGCATGGAGCGCGCCATCCGCGACATCGAGGCCGAGCTCACCGAGCGCCTCGCCGAGCTCGAGCGCCAAGGCAAGCTGCTCGAGGCGCAGCGGCTGCGGATGCGCACCACCTACGACATCGAGATGATGCGTCAGGTCGGCTTCTGCAACGGCATCGAGAACTACTCGATGCACATGGACGGCCGGTCTTACGGCGATCCCGCCTACACCCTGCTCGACTACTTCCCGGACGACTTCGTCACCGTCATCGACGAATCGCATGTGACGATTCCGCAGATCGGCGGCATGTACGAGGGTGACGCCTCCCGCAAGCGCATCCTCATCGAGCACGGCTTCCGCCTGCCGAGCGCCGCCGACAACCGCCCGCTGCGCTTCGACGAGTTCCTCGAGCGCGTCGGGCAGATGGTCTTCCTCTCGGCGACCCCCGGCCCGTGGGAGCTGCAGCAGTCCGGCGGCGAATATGTCGAACAGGTCATCCGCCCCACCGGACTGGTCGACCCCCAGGTTGTGGTGAAGCCGACCAAGGGCCAGATCGACGACCTCATGCACGAGATCAAGGAGCGCACCGAGCGGGACGAGCGGGTCTTGGTCACCACGCTCACCAAGAAGATGGCCGAGGACCTGACCGACTATCTCCTCGAGAACGGCATCCGCGTCCGCTACCTGCATTCCGAGGTTGACACGCTGCGCCGGGTGGAGCTGCTCAAGGAACTGCGCAAGGGAGACTACGACGTCCTCGTCGGCATCAACCTGCTCCGGGAAGGACTCGACCTTCCGGAGGTCTCCCTGGTCGCGATCCTCGACGCAGACAAGGAAGGCTTCCTCCGCAGCGGCCGCTCGCTCATCCAGACGATCGGCCGCGCGGCGCGAAACGTCTCGGGCCAGGTCCATATGTACGCCGACAAGATGACCCCGTCCATGCGTGACGCCATCGAGGAGACCGACCGCCGCCGCGCCAAGCAGATCGCCCACAACGAGGCGCACGGCATCAGCCCGGAGCCCCTGCGCAAGAAGATCCACGACATCCTCGACGACATCTACCGCGAGGCCGAGGACACCGACACGGCCCTCGGCGGCCACGGCCCCGGCGGCCACGTCGTCGGCGGCGCCGGCCGCCAGATGTCCCGGGGCAAGGGCCCCGTGCCCGAGACCCGCTCCAAGGCGAGAACCTCGTCGGCCCCGGCCCGCGAGGGCATGGCCCGGGCGGAGCTCGCCCAGCTCATCCAGGACCTCAACGACCAGATGCTGGCGGCCGCCCGCGAGCTGCAGTTCGAACTCGCGGCCCGCATCCGCGACGAGGTGTCGGAGCTGAAGAAGGAACTCCGAGGAATGGACGTCGCCGGAGTGAAGTAG
- the rpsA gene encoding 30S ribosomal protein S1: MTSSIEATSSANRVTVDDLGSEEAFLAAIDETIKYFNDGDIVEGTVVKVDRDEVLLDIGYKTEGVIPSRELSIKHDVDPAEVVSVGDHIEALVLTKEDKEGRLILSKKRAQYERAWGTIEKIKEDDGVVRGSVIEVVKGGLILDIGLRGFLPASLVEMRRVRDLQPYVGRELEAKIIELDKNRNNVVLSRRAWLEQTQSEVRTEFLNKLQKGQVRKGVVSSIVNFGAFVDLGGVDGLVHVSELSWKHIDHPSEVVEVGQEVEVEVLDVDLDRERVSLSLKATQEDPWRQFARTHAINQIVPGKVTKLVPFGAFVRVDDGIEGLVHISELAERHVELPEQVVQVGSDVMVKVIDIDLERRRISLSLKQANENFVEGEEHFDPTLYGMAATYDNEGNYIYPEGFDPETGEWLEGFDKQREAWEKQYADARERWEAHTKQVQASREADAEAALNPAPAGGVTTSSSSTSTSTSAPARAAEEPAGTLATDEALAALREKLAGGKS, encoded by the coding sequence ATGACGAGCAGCATCGAGGCCACCTCGAGCGCCAACAGGGTCACGGTCGACGATCTCGGCTCGGAGGAAGCTTTCCTCGCAGCCATCGACGAGACCATCAAGTACTTCAACGACGGCGACATTGTCGAAGGCACCGTCGTCAAGGTCGATCGGGACGAGGTCCTGCTCGACATCGGCTACAAGACCGAGGGTGTCATCCCCTCGCGCGAGTTGTCGATCAAGCATGACGTGGACCCCGCGGAAGTGGTGTCGGTCGGTGACCACATCGAAGCCCTCGTCCTCACCAAGGAGGACAAGGAAGGCCGCCTGATCCTCTCGAAGAAGCGCGCGCAGTACGAGCGCGCCTGGGGCACCATCGAGAAGATCAAGGAGGACGACGGCGTCGTGCGCGGCTCCGTCATCGAGGTCGTCAAGGGTGGCCTCATCCTCGACATCGGCCTCCGCGGCTTCCTGCCGGCCTCGCTGGTGGAGATGCGGCGCGTGCGCGACCTCCAGCCGTACGTCGGCCGGGAGCTCGAGGCGAAGATCATCGAGCTGGACAAGAACCGCAACAACGTGGTCCTGTCCCGCCGCGCCTGGCTCGAGCAGACCCAGTCCGAGGTCCGCACCGAGTTCCTCAACAAGCTCCAGAAGGGCCAGGTCCGCAAGGGCGTCGTGTCCTCCATCGTCAACTTCGGTGCCTTCGTGGACCTGGGTGGCGTGGACGGCCTGGTGCACGTCTCGGAGCTCTCCTGGAAGCACATCGACCACCCGTCCGAGGTTGTCGAGGTCGGCCAGGAGGTCGAGGTCGAGGTGCTCGACGTCGACCTGGACCGCGAGCGCGTCTCGCTGTCGCTGAAGGCGACCCAGGAAGACCCGTGGCGCCAGTTCGCCCGGACCCACGCGATCAACCAGATCGTGCCGGGCAAGGTCACCAAGCTGGTTCCGTTCGGTGCGTTCGTCCGCGTGGACGACGGCATCGAGGGCCTGGTGCACATCTCCGAGCTGGCCGAGCGTCACGTCGAGCTGCCCGAGCAGGTCGTCCAGGTGGGTTCGGACGTCATGGTCAAGGTCATCGACATCGACCTGGAGCGTCGCCGGATCTCGCTCTCGCTCAAGCAGGCGAACGAGAACTTCGTGGAGGGCGAGGAGCACTTCGACCCCACCCTCTACGGCATGGCCGCCACGTACGACAACGAGGGCAACTACATCTACCCGGAGGGCTTCGACCCGGAGACGGGCGAGTGGCTCGAGGGCTTCGACAAGCAGCGCGAGGCGTGGGAGAAGCAGTACGCCGACGCCCGCGAGCGCTGGGAGGCCCACACCAAGCAGGTCCAGGCGTCCCGCGAGGCCGACGCCGAGGCCGCGCTCAACCCGGCTCCGGCCGGCGGCGTGACCACCTCGTCCTCCTCCACCTCCACGAGCACGTCGGCCCCGGCGCGCGCCGCGGAGGAGCCGGCCGGCACCCTGGCCACCGACGAGGCCCTCGCCGCTCTGCGCGAGAAGCTCGCCGGCGGCAAGAGCTGA
- the coaE gene encoding dephospho-CoA kinase, with protein sequence MLRVGLTGGIGAGKSAVAQRLHELGAVILDADKLARDVVAAGTDGLAAVVAAFGPEVLGVDGELDRPALGARVFGDEPARRRLESIIHPRVRARTAELAAAAPADAIVVNDVPLLVETGLAPTFHLVIVVDAAPEVRIARLVGSRGMTAEQAAVRIAAQADDADRRAAADVVIDNNGGLDELTAQVDELWRARLRPYERNLRLRKHAPFDASLRIVASDPAWRGQAARLIARINQALRPQLGGDADVSHIGSTAVPGLPAKDLIDLMLAVPTLELADKLADTLAGAGLPPRDGEWFDNAWGIPGKTWPKRLHGSADPGRSVNLHVRVTGSPGWRFALLMRDHLRAVPEARDEYAAAKARWAEIHGDPEGYAAAKEPWFDAEATAAHEWAEATGWQPPTRP encoded by the coding sequence GTGCTCAGAGTGGGATTGACCGGAGGGATCGGCGCGGGCAAGAGTGCCGTCGCGCAGCGGCTGCACGAGCTCGGTGCCGTGATTCTCGACGCCGACAAACTGGCGCGCGACGTCGTCGCCGCCGGCACCGATGGCCTCGCCGCGGTCGTGGCGGCCTTCGGGCCCGAGGTCCTGGGCGTCGACGGCGAGCTGGATCGTCCTGCCCTGGGCGCGCGCGTCTTCGGCGACGAGCCGGCCAGGCGCCGCCTCGAGAGCATCATCCATCCCCGGGTGCGCGCCCGCACGGCGGAGCTGGCGGCGGCCGCCCCGGCCGACGCGATCGTGGTCAACGACGTGCCCCTGCTGGTGGAGACCGGGCTCGCGCCCACCTTCCACCTCGTGATCGTCGTCGATGCGGCCCCGGAGGTGCGGATCGCCCGGCTTGTCGGTTCGCGGGGGATGACCGCGGAGCAGGCCGCCGTCCGCATCGCCGCTCAGGCCGACGACGCCGATCGGCGCGCCGCCGCCGACGTGGTGATCGACAACAACGGCGGGCTCGACGAGCTCACCGCCCAGGTCGACGAGCTGTGGCGCGCGCGGCTCCGGCCGTACGAGAGGAATCTCCGGCTCCGCAAGCACGCGCCCTTCGACGCAAGCCTGCGCATCGTGGCGTCGGATCCGGCCTGGCGCGGGCAGGCCGCCCGGCTGATCGCCCGGATCAACCAGGCACTGCGCCCGCAGCTCGGCGGCGATGCCGACGTCTCGCACATCGGATCGACGGCCGTGCCGGGCCTGCCCGCCAAGGACCTGATCGACCTGATGCTCGCGGTGCCGACGCTCGAGCTGGCCGACAAGCTCGCCGACACGCTGGCCGGCGCGGGCCTGCCGCCGAGAGACGGCGAATGGTTCGACAACGCCTGGGGCATACCGGGCAAAACCTGGCCCAAGCGCCTGCATGGCAGCGCGGATCCCGGCCGCTCCGTCAACCTCCACGTCCGGGTCACCGGCTCCCCAGGCTGGCGCTTCGCCCTGCTGATGCGCGACCACCTCCGCGCGGTCCCCGAGGCGCGCGACGAATACGCGGCGGCGAAGGCGCGCTGGGCCGAGATCCACGGCGACCCGGAGGGGTACGCGGCGGCCAAGGAACCCTGGTTCGACGCGGAGGCCACGGCGGCACACGAGTGGGCGGAGGCGACGGGCTGGCAGCCACCGACCCGGCCCTAG
- a CDS encoding GNAT family N-acetyltransferase, protein MTVETESLTGESLRLFEGRGLRQVFAEDVLRFGFDVGARRVPEAVWPGGTTFAAWSDANAERFFRVYEAAFRERPGFPGWNAERWIAWVTGDDEFRPEWSVLATVPTLGGDAGLGGDVGLDHDVGFVIAAVGWIVQVGVVPAARGRGLGSALVTEVLRRMRAGGADEAWLDVNVDNPAGRLYRRLGFEDRGRRARFRAG, encoded by the coding sequence GTGACGGTCGAGACCGAATCGCTGACCGGTGAGTCGCTGCGCCTGTTCGAGGGACGGGGGCTGCGACAGGTGTTTGCGGAAGACGTCCTGCGGTTCGGGTTCGATGTGGGTGCTCGGCGCGTACCCGAGGCGGTGTGGCCCGGCGGCACCACCTTCGCGGCGTGGTCGGATGCAAATGCCGAGCGGTTCTTCCGGGTCTATGAGGCCGCGTTCCGGGAGCGGCCCGGTTTTCCCGGGTGGAACGCCGAGCGGTGGATCGCCTGGGTGACCGGGGATGACGAGTTCCGGCCCGAGTGGTCCGTGCTGGCGACCGTTCCCACGCTGGGCGGTGATGCCGGGCTGGGTGGTGATGTCGGGCTGGATCATGACGTCGGCTTCGTGATCGCTGCGGTCGGCTGGATCGTGCAGGTCGGCGTCGTTCCCGCGGCTCGGGGGCGCGGGCTCGGCTCGGCGCTTGTGACAGAGGTTCTGCGGCGGATGCGGGCCGGGGGAGCGGACGAGGCGTGGCTCGATGTGAACGTTGACAACCCGGCGGGCCGGTTGTACCGGCGGCTCGGCTTCGAGGATCGCGGCCGGCGGGCTCGCTTTCGCGCCGGCTGA
- a CDS encoding ArsR/SmtB family transcription factor, with amino-acid sequence MTSLSGAWAPVVRRPLAADQARVFAPMFKALGDPVRLRLLSMIASAGGGEVCVCDLTGSFDLTGPTISHHLKVLREAGLVDSDRRGTWVYYRMVPEALTLLAGLLDVSAATTPA; translated from the coding sequence ATGACATCGCTGTCGGGCGCATGGGCGCCCGTAGTGCGCCGGCCCCTCGCGGCCGACCAGGCCCGAGTGTTCGCGCCGATGTTCAAGGCCCTGGGCGACCCCGTACGACTGCGGTTGCTATCCATGATCGCCTCCGCCGGCGGCGGCGAGGTGTGCGTCTGCGACCTCACCGGTTCCTTCGACCTGACCGGCCCGACGATCTCGCACCACCTCAAGGTCCTCCGCGAAGCCGGCCTGGTCGACAGCGACCGACGAGGAACCTGGGTCTACTACCGCATGGTCCCGGAAGCCCTCACCCTCCTGGCCGGCCTCCTCGACGTCAGCGCCGCAACCACCCCCGCCTGA
- the typA gene encoding translational GTPase TypA, with product MQTRTDLRNVAIIAHVDHGKTTLVDAMLRQGSQSHARGEMADRVMDSMDLEREKGITILAKNTAISYQPADGEAVTINIIDTPGHADFGGEVERGLTMVDGVALLVDASEGPLPQTRFVLRKALQAKLPIILIINKVDRPDARIKEVVDETYELFLDLDADEHQIEFPIVYACARDGIASLTQPKDGTVPEDSTDLEVLFSTILDTIPAPTYTEDAPLQAHVVNLDASPFLGRLALCRVHEGTIRKGQTVAWCKTDGTISNVRISELLITEGLERKPAESAGPGDIMAVAGIADIMIGETLADAENPKPLPLIQVDEPAISMVIGTNTSPLVGRVKGAKVTARMVKDRLDKELIGNVSLRVLPTERPDAWEVQGRGELALAILVEQMRRESYELTVGKPQVVTKEIDGKVHEPVERLTIDAPDEYMGAITQLLSTRKGRMQELINHGTGWLRMEWLVPARGLIGFRTEFLTETRGTGIMHHLFEDYEPWFGELRTRQNGSLVADRAGVVTAFAMTNLQERGQLFVEPTIEVYEGMIVGENSRQDDMDVNITKEKKLTNMRSSTADETEKLIPPRKLSLEQALEFCREDECVEVTPAAVRIRKVVLDQQTRGRAAARRKHQQ from the coding sequence ATGCAGACCCGCACCGACCTACGCAACGTCGCCATCATCGCCCACGTCGACCATGGCAAAACCACCCTGGTCGACGCCATGCTGCGCCAGGGGAGCCAGTCCCACGCGCGGGGCGAGATGGCCGACCGCGTCATGGACTCCATGGACCTGGAGCGGGAAAAGGGCATCACCATTCTCGCCAAGAACACGGCGATCAGCTACCAGCCCGCCGACGGCGAGGCCGTCACCATCAACATCATCGACACCCCCGGCCACGCCGACTTCGGTGGCGAGGTCGAGCGCGGCCTCACCATGGTCGACGGTGTCGCCCTGCTCGTGGACGCTTCCGAGGGCCCGCTGCCGCAAACGCGGTTCGTGCTCCGCAAGGCGCTGCAGGCCAAGCTGCCGATCATCCTGATCATCAACAAGGTCGACCGGCCCGACGCGCGGATCAAGGAGGTCGTCGACGAGACGTACGAGCTCTTCCTCGACCTCGACGCCGACGAGCACCAGATCGAGTTCCCGATCGTCTACGCCTGCGCCCGCGACGGCATCGCCTCGCTGACCCAGCCCAAGGACGGCACCGTCCCGGAGGACAGCACCGACCTCGAGGTGCTGTTCAGCACGATCCTCGACACCATTCCGGCCCCGACATACACCGAGGACGCGCCGCTGCAGGCGCACGTCGTCAACCTCGACGCCTCGCCGTTCCTCGGCCGTCTGGCGCTGTGCCGCGTGCACGAGGGCACCATCCGCAAGGGCCAGACCGTCGCCTGGTGCAAGACCGACGGCACGATCAGCAACGTCCGCATCTCCGAGCTGCTGATCACCGAGGGCCTGGAGCGCAAGCCCGCCGAGAGCGCCGGCCCCGGCGACATCATGGCGGTCGCCGGCATCGCCGACATCATGATCGGCGAGACCCTCGCGGACGCCGAGAACCCGAAGCCGCTGCCGCTGATCCAGGTCGACGAGCCGGCCATCTCCATGGTCATCGGCACGAACACCTCGCCGCTCGTCGGCCGGGTCAAGGGCGCCAAGGTCACCGCCCGCATGGTCAAGGACCGGCTCGACAAGGAGCTGATCGGCAACGTCTCGCTCCGGGTGCTCCCGACCGAGCGCCCGGACGCCTGGGAGGTCCAGGGCCGCGGCGAGCTGGCCCTCGCGATCCTGGTCGAGCAGATGCGGCGGGAGTCGTACGAGCTGACCGTCGGCAAGCCGCAGGTCGTCACCAAGGAGATCGACGGCAAGGTGCACGAGCCGGTCGAGCGCCTCACCATCGACGCCCCCGACGAGTACATGGGCGCGATCACCCAGTTGCTCTCCACCCGCAAGGGCCGGATGCAGGAGCTGATCAACCACGGCACCGGCTGGCTGCGGATGGAGTGGCTGGTGCCGGCCCGCGGTCTCATCGGATTCCGTACGGAGTTCCTCACCGAGACCCGCGGCACCGGCATCATGCACCACCTGTTCGAGGACTATGAGCCGTGGTTCGGCGAGCTGCGCACCCGCCAGAACGGCTCGCTCGTCGCCGACCGGGCCGGCGTGGTCACCGCGTTCGCCATGACCAACCTGCAGGAGCGCGGCCAGCTCTTCGTCGAGCCCACCATCGAGGTGTACGAGGGCATGATCGTCGGCGAGAACAGCCGCCAGGACGACATGGACGTCAACATCACCAAGGAGAAGAAGCTCACCAACATGCGCTCGTCGACCGCCGACGAGACCGAGAAGCTGATCCCGCCGCGCAAGCTGTCGCTGGAGCAGGCCCTCGAATTCTGCCGCGAGGACGAGTGCGTCGAGGTGACGCCCGCCGCAGTGCGCATCCGCAAGGTGGTGCTCGACCAGCAGACCCGCGGCCGGGCTGCGGCCCGGCGCAAGCACCAGCAGTAG
- a CDS encoding TerC family protein, whose product MNVSTWVWLVTLAALIVMLAVDLLIVGRRPHEPSMREAGGWVAFYVGLALAFGVGLWITSGGAAAGEFYTGWLTEYSLSVDNLFVFMIIMARFNVPRQYQQKVLLIGIVLALLMRGAFIAAGAALIQQFSWVFYIFGVFLVYTAITLVKGGENDEDDFKENILIRWAKRALPISSSFGDGKLMAVSETGKRVFTPLLIVMIAIGTTDLIFALDSIPAIFGITKEPYLVFTANVFALMGLRQLYFLLGGLLERLVYLNIGLAFVLAFIGVKLFLEALHTNSLGFINGGRGVPWAPEIPIWLSLLVIIGTLGIATVASLVKSSRDQKKEPLKTSA is encoded by the coding sequence TTGAACGTCTCCACCTGGGTGTGGCTGGTCACCCTCGCCGCCCTCATCGTCATGCTCGCCGTCGATCTGCTGATCGTCGGGCGGCGCCCGCATGAGCCGTCGATGCGGGAGGCCGGCGGCTGGGTCGCCTTCTATGTCGGCCTCGCCCTGGCGTTCGGCGTCGGGTTGTGGATCACCTCCGGGGGAGCGGCCGCGGGGGAGTTCTACACCGGGTGGCTCACCGAGTATTCGCTGAGCGTCGACAACCTGTTTGTATTCATGATCATCATGGCGCGGTTCAACGTGCCGCGGCAGTACCAGCAGAAGGTGCTGCTCATCGGCATCGTGCTGGCGTTGCTCATGCGGGGTGCGTTCATCGCCGCCGGCGCCGCGTTGATCCAGCAGTTCTCGTGGGTGTTCTACATCTTCGGCGTCTTCCTGGTCTACACCGCGATCACCCTGGTGAAGGGTGGCGAGAACGACGAGGACGACTTCAAGGAGAACATCCTGATCCGCTGGGCCAAGCGGGCGCTTCCGATCTCCAGCTCCTTCGGTGACGGCAAGCTGATGGCGGTCTCCGAGACCGGCAAGCGGGTCTTCACGCCGCTGCTCATCGTCATGATCGCGATCGGGACCACCGACCTGATCTTCGCGCTCGACTCGATTCCGGCGATCTTCGGCATCACCAAGGAGCCGTACCTCGTCTTCACCGCGAACGTCTTCGCCCTGATGGGTCTGCGCCAGCTCTACTTCCTGCTCGGCGGGCTGCTGGAGCGCCTGGTCTACCTCAACATCGGGCTGGCGTTCGTGCTCGCCTTCATCGGGGTCAAACTGTTCCTCGAGGCGCTGCACACCAACTCGCTCGGGTTCATCAACGGTGGCCGTGGGGTGCCCTGGGCGCCGGAGATTCCGATCTGGCTCTCGCTGCTGGTCATCATCGGGACTCTGGGCATCGCCACGGTCGCCAGCCTGGTGAAGTCGTCGCGCGACCAGAAGAAGGAACCGCTCAAGACCTCCGCCTGA